One window of Chryseobacterium indologenes genomic DNA carries:
- a CDS encoding Na+/H+ antiporter — MIHSYVIISIAVLLSVMILVMIGQKLKVAYPIFLVIAGLLISFVPGMPRIEIEPDLVFLIFLPPILFEAAWFTSWQDFHKWRKQIFSMAFGLVFLTSIVVAYLSSSIIPGLTVAMGFLLGGVNSPPDAVAATSVLKHMKIPKKITNILEGESLINDASSLIVFKFALAAVISGQFIWRDAVQDFFTMAIGGIAVGVATGFLFGALLRIIPTNSNIDTIITLIVPYIMYVGAEHFHFSGVLAVVAGGLLMSYNSHCYLSHTSRIQSGNVWSVLIFLMNTIIFILIGLELPIVVEGMKEYTISEGIFYSVVIGGAIIGTRILYSYALMYFPRICSKELRLKVPKPDWREPFIISFAAMRGVVSLAAALSIPAFLPNGDAFPHRNIILFVTFVIILITLVGQGLLLSPILKLLNIQDAGSELPEEKQEVILMRKLKETALHKLDNDFSELAVTNSLVRHQKHKLENEMMLMADKAQCMASTGDYVSAINQNKDVLRQIIQAQRNELHRMKREKIFDDHVMRTIEMQLDFDEAKITGFSHG; from the coding sequence ATGATTCACAGCTATGTTATAATATCTATTGCAGTACTGCTGTCTGTGATGATATTGGTAATGATCGGCCAGAAATTAAAAGTCGCTTACCCGATTTTTCTTGTGATTGCAGGATTGCTCATAAGCTTTGTGCCGGGAATGCCGCGTATAGAAATAGAACCTGACCTTGTTTTCCTTATTTTCCTGCCGCCCATTTTGTTTGAAGCGGCCTGGTTTACCTCATGGCAGGACTTTCATAAATGGAGAAAACAAATATTTTCAATGGCTTTCGGATTGGTGTTTTTAACATCTATCGTTGTGGCTTACCTTTCTTCTTCAATTATTCCGGGGCTTACAGTAGCAATGGGATTTTTGCTGGGAGGCGTAAATTCTCCACCAGATGCAGTAGCGGCGACTTCGGTTTTGAAACATATGAAGATTCCTAAAAAAATAACCAATATTCTGGAAGGAGAGAGCCTTATTAATGATGCATCCAGTTTAATTGTATTTAAATTTGCTCTGGCAGCCGTTATTTCAGGACAGTTTATCTGGAGAGATGCTGTACAGGATTTCTTTACGATGGCGATCGGAGGAATTGCGGTGGGAGTGGCAACAGGCTTTTTATTTGGGGCTTTGCTTAGAATTATTCCTACCAATTCTAATATCGATACCATTATTACCCTTATTGTTCCGTACATTATGTATGTGGGAGCAGAGCATTTCCATTTTTCAGGAGTACTGGCAGTAGTGGCTGGAGGTTTGCTTATGTCTTACAATTCGCATTGTTATCTGAGTCATACCTCAAGAATACAGTCCGGAAATGTGTGGAGTGTATTGATATTCCTGATGAATACGATCATTTTTATTCTGATTGGTCTTGAACTTCCTATTGTAGTGGAAGGCATGAAAGAATATACCATTTCTGAAGGTATTTTCTACAGTGTGGTGATTGGTGGAGCCATCATCGGGACAAGAATTCTGTACAGCTATGCATTGATGTATTTTCCAAGAATTTGTTCCAAAGAATTAAGATTAAAAGTTCCCAAACCAGATTGGAGAGAACCATTCATCATCAGTTTTGCCGCGATGAGAGGAGTAGTTTCACTGGCTGCAGCGCTGTCTATTCCTGCTTTTTTACCGAACGGAGATGCATTTCCGCACAGAAATATTATTTTATTTGTAACTTTCGTTATTATATTGATTACCCTTGTAGGGCAAGGATTATTGTTGAGCCCGATCCTGAAATTATTGAATATTCAGGATGCCGGAAGTGAATTGCCGGAAGAGAAACAGGAAGTGATCCTGATGCGTAAACTGAAAGAAACAGCATTGCACAAGCTGGATAATGATTTTTCTGAGCTGGCAGTCACAAACAGCTTAGTTCGTCATCAGAAGCATAAACTGGAAAATGAAATGATGCTGATGGCAGACAAAGCCCAATGTATGGCCTCCACAGGAGACTATGTATCCGCAATCAATCAAAATAAAGATGTCTTGCGACAGATCATTCAGGCACAAAGAAATGAATTGCACAGAATGAAAAGAGAAAAGATATTTGACGACCATGTGATGAGGACCATTGAAATGCAGCTGGATTTTGATGAAGCAAAGATCACTGGATTTTCACATGGGTAA
- a CDS encoding bestrophin family protein, producing MHSGKRFGAREFIIWTRRSIYALVVLSAIPTVLYFLGWKFLSVPWQPIAIMGTAVAFIVGFKNNASYSRLWEARQIYGAIINDSRSFGYILRDALLSKDAGKVKEMFLRHYAWLTALRFQLREPRAWENMGTDQFDEYAKKYDIPERLSKLDEELKKYLSEPELQYILSKKNRATQLMAKQSKALSEAYEKGELNDFQWTQINQQLVKFTDNQGKAERIKNFPYPRNFSSITTYLLLLFIVFVPFGLLKELDKLGDGTIVEGWTLWFNIPFSLLVTWCFHTLDSVGEASVNPFEGSPNDVPITQISRTIEIDMRDMLDESDLPPAITPKNNIVL from the coding sequence ATGCATTCAGGAAAAAGATTTGGAGCCCGTGAGTTCATTATCTGGACCAGACGCAGCATTTATGCTCTGGTTGTATTATCAGCTATCCCTACAGTTCTGTACTTTTTAGGCTGGAAATTTCTCTCAGTTCCGTGGCAGCCGATTGCTATCATGGGAACAGCAGTTGCTTTTATTGTTGGTTTTAAAAACAATGCCAGCTACAGCAGACTCTGGGAAGCAAGGCAGATTTACGGCGCGATCATTAACGACAGCCGTAGTTTCGGATATATTCTGAGAGATGCACTGCTTTCCAAAGATGCAGGTAAAGTAAAAGAAATGTTTCTCCGTCATTATGCATGGCTTACTGCACTGAGATTTCAGCTTCGTGAGCCGAGAGCATGGGAAAACATGGGCACAGACCAGTTTGATGAATATGCTAAAAAGTATGACATTCCGGAGAGGCTTTCCAAACTGGATGAAGAATTGAAAAAATATCTTTCTGAACCCGAACTTCAGTATATTTTAAGCAAAAAAAACAGGGCGACACAATTGATGGCGAAACAGAGCAAAGCGCTGTCCGAAGCCTATGAAAAAGGAGAACTCAACGATTTTCAATGGACGCAGATCAACCAACAGCTGGTAAAGTTTACAGACAATCAGGGAAAAGCTGAAAGAATTAAAAACTTTCCGTATCCAAGAAACTTCTCTTCAATCACCACTTATCTTTTGCTGTTGTTCATTGTTTTTGTGCCTTTCGGATTGTTGAAAGAACTCGATAAATTAGGAGACGGAACAATAGTGGAAGGCTGGACATTATGGTTTAATATTCCGTTTTCTTTATTGGTGACATGGTGCTTTCATACTTTGGATAGTGTTGGGGAGGCTTCCGTAAATCCATTTGAAGGAAGTCCTAACGATGTTCCAATCACCCAGATCAGCCGTACCATAGAAATTGATATGAGAGATATGCTGGATGAATCTGATCTTCCGCCGGCAATCACTCCGAAAAACAACATCGTACTCTAA
- a CDS encoding DUF1569 domain-containing protein, producing MENVFDAKDAQNYIDRINKLVEDTHGLWGKMTVDQMLAHCCITYEMIYEPEKHKKPGSIAKFILKTFVKPKVVGEKAYPRDSPTAPQFLVTTRKNFHEEKTRLIGFIQKTQQLGADAFDGKESFSFGKLKAQEWNNMFAKHLNHHLSQFGV from the coding sequence ATGGAAAATGTATTTGATGCAAAAGATGCTCAAAATTATATTGATAGGATAAATAAGTTAGTGGAAGACACCCATGGTTTGTGGGGGAAAATGACGGTGGACCAGATGCTGGCACACTGCTGTATAACCTATGAAATGATTTATGAGCCGGAAAAACATAAAAAACCGGGATCTATTGCAAAATTTATATTAAAAACCTTTGTGAAACCTAAGGTAGTGGGAGAGAAAGCATATCCAAGAGATTCCCCGACGGCTCCACAGTTTTTGGTGACCACCAGAAAAAACTTTCACGAAGAAAAAACAAGACTGATTGGTTTTATTCAGAAAACACAGCAATTGGGGGCAGACGCTTTTGATGGGAAAGAATCTTTTTCTTTCGGAAAATTAAAAGCTCAGGAGTGGAACAATATGTTTGCTAAACATCTGAACCACCATCTGTCACAATTTGGCGTTTAA
- a CDS encoding DUF2490 domain-containing protein, with protein sequence MRKVFTKLAFTVLGLGSILTFAQKSDLGAWYMYFGNNKISKKLNWHNEIQYRNFDAVGDLEQLLIRTGIGYDLTENNNNVLLGYGFILSQPYVNGEKKENIEHRIFQQYITKQKFGRFYLQHRYRLEERFLEDDFRMRFRYMLGINIPITQKEMLPKTLYASVYNEIFLHFNNPVFDRNRVYGALGYVINKNMRIEAGYMNQIQENRNRGQIQIGFYNNIPFTKN encoded by the coding sequence ATGAGAAAGGTTTTTACGAAGTTGGCATTCACGGTATTAGGTTTGGGATCCATATTGACATTTGCTCAAAAAAGTGATCTGGGAGCGTGGTATATGTATTTTGGAAATAACAAAATCAGTAAGAAACTAAACTGGCATAATGAGATTCAGTACCGTAATTTTGATGCGGTTGGAGATCTGGAACAGCTGCTGATCCGTACCGGGATTGGTTATGATCTTACAGAAAACAATAACAATGTTTTGTTGGGATATGGTTTCATTCTGAGCCAACCTTATGTAAACGGTGAGAAAAAAGAAAATATAGAACACCGAATTTTCCAGCAGTATATTACCAAACAGAAATTCGGGCGTTTTTACCTTCAGCACCGTTACCGTTTGGAAGAACGTTTTCTGGAAGATGATTTCAGGATGAGGTTCCGATACATGTTGGGAATCAATATTCCGATTACCCAAAAAGAAATGCTGCCGAAAACCCTTTATGCATCAGTATACAATGAGATTTTCCTTCATTTCAACAATCCGGTTTTCGACAGAAACAGAGTCTATGGTGCTTTAGGATATGTCATCAATAAAAATATGAGGATTGAAGCAGGATATATGAATCAGATTCAGGAAAACAGAAACCGCGGCCAGATTCAGATTGGTTTTTATAATAATATTCCATTTACCAAAAACTGA
- a CDS encoding deoxynucleoside kinase yields MHIAVTGNIGAGKTTLTTMLSKHYGWDAQFEDVDHNPYLEDFYSDMSKWSFALQVYFLGSRFRQVKEIRESGKNIIQDRTIYEDAHIFAENLNDMNLLSDRDFNNYSSVFDLMKSFVSAPDLLIYLKSDVPNLVKKIYKRGREYEASISIEYLSKLNQKYEKWISNYTEGKLLIVEVDDLDFVEKPEDFGFILEKIEAELHGLF; encoded by the coding sequence ATGCATATTGCAGTTACAGGAAACATTGGAGCAGGAAAAACAACTTTGACGACAATGCTTTCCAAGCATTACGGATGGGATGCACAATTTGAAGACGTAGATCACAATCCTTATTTGGAGGATTTTTATTCAGATATGAGCAAATGGAGTTTCGCACTGCAGGTTTATTTCCTGGGAAGCAGATTCCGTCAGGTGAAGGAAATCAGAGAAAGCGGTAAAAACATCATTCAGGATCGTACCATTTATGAAGATGCTCATATTTTTGCAGAAAACTTAAATGATATGAATCTTCTTTCGGACAGAGATTTCAATAATTATTCATCCGTTTTTGATCTGATGAAGTCTTTTGTATCGGCTCCGGATTTGCTGATCTATCTGAAATCAGATGTTCCCAATCTGGTTAAAAAAATCTATAAAAGAGGTCGTGAATACGAAGCTTCTATCAGTATTGAATACCTTTCAAAACTGAATCAGAAATATGAAAAATGGATCTCCAATTATACTGAAGGAAAACTTCTGATTGTAGAAGTGGATGATCTTGATTTTGTTGAAAAACCGGAAGATTTCGGGTTTATCCTGGAGAAAATTGAAGCAGAACTTCACGGATTGTTTTAA
- a CDS encoding ABC transporter permease encodes MKEFFRLLKREFKLFIGNSTLRTVFFLAPVFYATLLGFVYKSGKVENTPVLVVDRDNTPLSNQLTEMLDDNKSIKIIRYLQEPLSIKDEVIRHEAAAVVIIPSRFEGDMLQKKYPELNVYINTGNVLTANFASKALQLTIGTFSAGASIKALQKAGMPAVKAATQYEPFKANYITLFNTTGNYLIFMWPAMLAVVLQQVILLAMAVSFAAEFERGSFVKEYLKMKKWAFPTMLIKVIPIWVFSILIVGIYYFMHMIFHVPMPEGILNFILLTAVFVGSVSFLGVFISILIPDALKATQILMVIASPAFIISGFTWPLNAMPAFVQFIANIIPLTPFLQAFKILLIQKGSVELTFPYLKHLSILLVVYAVIGWIALKIKLWFIFRKAAPQEIAVENTSQEDVE; translated from the coding sequence ATGAAAGAATTTTTCCGTCTTTTGAAACGTGAGTTCAAACTTTTTATCGGCAATTCTACCTTAAGGACGGTGTTCTTTTTGGCACCGGTCTTCTATGCAACCTTGCTGGGGTTTGTCTACAAAAGCGGAAAAGTTGAAAATACTCCCGTACTGGTTGTAGACAGGGATAATACTCCTTTGTCTAACCAATTGACGGAAATGCTGGATGACAATAAAAGCATCAAAATTATCAGATATCTGCAGGAGCCTCTGAGCATCAAAGATGAGGTGATCAGGCATGAAGCAGCAGCTGTAGTGATTATTCCCTCAAGGTTTGAAGGAGATATGCTTCAGAAAAAATATCCTGAACTGAATGTTTATATCAATACCGGAAACGTCTTAACGGCAAATTTTGCCTCCAAAGCACTTCAGTTGACCATAGGAACCTTCTCTGCCGGAGCCTCCATCAAAGCTCTTCAAAAGGCAGGAATGCCCGCAGTAAAGGCAGCGACACAATATGAGCCTTTCAAAGCCAATTATATTACCCTCTTCAATACTACCGGAAACTACCTGATTTTCATGTGGCCGGCAATGCTGGCAGTAGTATTACAGCAGGTGATCCTGTTAGCTATGGCCGTAAGTTTTGCCGCCGAATTTGAAAGAGGTTCTTTTGTGAAAGAATACCTGAAAATGAAAAAATGGGCCTTTCCAACCATGCTCATAAAAGTAATTCCTATCTGGGTATTTTCTATTCTCATTGTAGGTATTTACTACTTTATGCACATGATTTTCCATGTTCCGATGCCGGAAGGAATACTCAATTTTATTTTGCTGACAGCCGTTTTTGTAGGATCGGTCTCATTTTTGGGAGTATTTATCAGTATTCTGATTCCTGATGCATTGAAGGCTACACAAATCCTTATGGTTATTGCCTCACCGGCTTTCATTATCAGTGGTTTTACATGGCCTTTGAATGCGATGCCTGCTTTCGTTCAGTTTATCGCTAATATTATTCCGCTGACCCCTTTTTTACAGGCTTTCAAAATATTATTAATTCAAAAAGGTTCGGTAGAGCTTACATTCCCTTACCTGAAACATTTGAGTATCCTTTTAGTGGTATACGCTGTGATAGGCTGGATTGCTTTAAAGATCAAACTTTGGTTTATTTTCAGAAAAGCAGCACCACAGGAAATTGCGGTTGAGAATACTTCTCAGGAAGATGTTGAATAG
- a CDS encoding VOC family protein, with the protein MTQFTALRPVLWTENLDETIGFYMHVLGFTLMGRNDYWQWASLRKDEIYIMLSQPNQHEKNTSIGFSGSLYFNVNKVDELWEDLKTKAKVCYGIESFEWGMREFAIYDNNGYILQFGEPIDNIGNTE; encoded by the coding sequence ATGACACAGTTTACTGCACTCCGTCCTGTTCTCTGGACAGAAAATCTTGATGAGACCATAGGGTTTTATATGCACGTTCTCGGTTTTACCCTGATGGGGAGAAATGATTATTGGCAATGGGCTTCCCTTCGTAAGGATGAAATATACATCATGCTTTCTCAGCCTAACCAACATGAAAAAAATACTTCAATTGGTTTTTCCGGATCATTGTATTTCAATGTAAATAAAGTTGACGAGCTTTGGGAAGACCTTAAAACAAAGGCAAAAGTCTGCTATGGGATTGAATCTTTTGAGTGGGGAATGAGGGAATTTGCGATCTATGACAACAATGGTTATATCCTACAATTTGGGGAACCCATAGATAATATTGGCAATACGGAATAA
- a CDS encoding GNAT family N-acetyltransferase has translation MITLQPFTIQDAPLLISKIVDERMLLQFAGPVYRFPLTAEQLETDLSDEKRTLFTIADHTGTTIGHAQIFLKEKTFLLGRILIWDANNRGKGYGKKVMQELLKYGFSHFDRETAELNVYDWNTGAIECYRKVGFAFDPEVKSEAKIDTETWASLNMKIHKNTFELQKS, from the coding sequence ATGATTACATTACAGCCCTTTACCATTCAGGATGCACCGTTGCTGATTTCAAAGATAGTTGATGAAAGAATGCTTCTTCAGTTTGCCGGGCCCGTATACCGTTTTCCGCTTACAGCAGAACAGCTGGAGACCGATTTGTCCGATGAAAAAAGAACTTTATTTACCATTGCAGATCATACAGGAACAACAATTGGCCATGCTCAGATTTTTTTAAAAGAAAAGACATTTCTGCTGGGCAGGATTCTGATCTGGGATGCAAACAACAGAGGAAAAGGATATGGTAAAAAAGTAATGCAGGAACTTCTTAAATATGGTTTCAGTCATTTTGATAGAGAAACTGCAGAGCTTAATGTTTACGACTGGAATACCGGAGCTATTGAATGTTACCGGAAAGTAGGTTTTGCCTTTGACCCTGAAGTCAAAAGTGAAGCGAAGATTGATACAGAAACCTGGGCTTCCCTGAATATGAAAATTCACAAAAATACTTTTGAATTACAGAAATCATGA
- a CDS encoding VOC family protein, whose amino-acid sequence MKLGAFSISLSVKDLHKSRDFYEKLGFTTMAGTTESNYLIMKNGSTLIGLFQAMFDGNMLTFNPGWDENAQNLESFDDVREIQKRLKESGIEIGKEADETTSGPEHIYLKDPDGNMILIDQHR is encoded by the coding sequence ATGAAATTAGGAGCATTTTCAATCAGTTTAAGCGTAAAAGACCTTCATAAATCCAGGGATTTTTATGAGAAGCTGGGCTTTACAACAATGGCAGGAACTACAGAAAGTAACTATCTGATCATGAAAAACGGTTCTACACTCATAGGACTTTTTCAGGCTATGTTTGACGGAAATATGCTTACTTTCAATCCTGGATGGGATGAAAATGCGCAGAATCTTGAATCCTTTGACGATGTGCGTGAAATTCAGAAAAGATTGAAGGAAAGCGGAATAGAAATCGGAAAAGAAGCTGATGAAACAACTTCAGGTCCTGAACATATCTACCTGAAAGATCCCGATGGAAATATGATTCTTATAGATCAGCACAGGTAA
- a CDS encoding glutaminyl-peptide cyclotransferase, translating into MKKNIIAGFAAILLLASCNKNKEILDTLNTYNNSMEAKGYHFGDKLELPKEVTENAESVTISFGDKETTDLTVDPKFFTLGDNAVTFNVKTKGGEVLNQDATINVFAKNPEKNIPYQIVAEYPHDPKNFVQGFQVEGNTIYESDGQNGASQILKYTLGTTTPLASTKQAQEDFSEGSTIVGDKVYQLTWQSKKGYIYDKSSLKLLSEFAYPNVLGEGWGLTYDGKNLIASDGSKLLYFLDVNNPSKLIKYIAVAGSSQAYDQLNELEYHNGFIYANVWQKPIILKINPANGEVVGTFDFTEIAKQNTKGSDDVLNGIAFKGDNMLVTGKNWPKIYEVVIK; encoded by the coding sequence ATGAAAAAAAATATAATAGCGGGTTTCGCAGCGATTTTATTACTGGCATCTTGTAACAAGAATAAAGAAATTCTTGATACACTGAATACTTATAATAATTCAATGGAGGCGAAAGGATACCATTTCGGAGATAAGCTTGAGCTTCCGAAAGAGGTAACGGAAAATGCAGAAAGTGTAACCATCAGCTTTGGAGATAAAGAAACAACAGATTTAACCGTTGATCCTAAGTTTTTCACATTAGGTGATAATGCTGTTACCTTCAACGTTAAAACAAAAGGAGGAGAAGTTCTGAATCAGGATGCAACGATTAATGTATTTGCAAAAAATCCTGAAAAAAATATTCCTTACCAGATTGTAGCAGAATATCCTCACGACCCTAAAAACTTTGTACAAGGTTTCCAGGTGGAAGGAAATACCATTTATGAAAGTGACGGACAGAACGGAGCTTCCCAGATTTTAAAATATACATTGGGAACTACAACGCCGCTTGCTTCTACCAAACAGGCTCAGGAAGACTTTTCTGAAGGAAGTACCATTGTAGGAGATAAAGTATATCAACTGACATGGCAGAGCAAAAAAGGGTATATCTATGATAAGAGCTCTTTAAAACTGCTTTCGGAATTTGCTTATCCAAATGTATTGGGTGAAGGTTGGGGGCTGACGTATGACGGAAAAAACCTGATTGCTTCTGACGGAAGTAAACTTTTATATTTCCTTGATGTCAATAACCCATCAAAACTGATTAAATATATTGCTGTTGCAGGTAGTTCTCAGGCTTACGATCAATTAAACGAGCTGGAATACCACAACGGATTTATCTACGCCAATGTATGGCAGAAACCAATTATTCTAAAAATTAATCCGGCCAACGGTGAAGTAGTGGGAACTTTTGATTTCACAGAAATTGCCAAACAGAATACAAAAGGAAGTGATGACGTATTGAACGGAATTGCTTTCAAAGGCGATAATATGTTGGTAACAGGAAAGAACTGGCCGAAGATTTATGAAGTTGTAATTAAATAA
- a CDS encoding HlyD family secretion protein, giving the protein MHKNISILFAALFLLGSCDKKNEKIKEPEGKTKKDVISFAPKVTGRILKIYVSEGQTVKKGDTLAQLDVPEVSAKIAQAQGAVNAASAQEQMAKNGATSDQLRQLQAKYKGLKEQYEFAQKSYKRANNMFRDSLMSPQAHDEIYAKLQGAKAQYDAVVAELDDVNRGTRFEKIEMAAGQASQAKGALQEANVAYSERYIIATNDMEIETISLNTGELATAGFALFNGYIPESTYFRFTIPESAISKYKKGQEVTMQVVYNKENLTGNIVYIKQLTKYADITTAYPDYQLQDAIYEIKVKPKDMNKAKSILVNANVILK; this is encoded by the coding sequence ATGCATAAAAATATATCTATACTCTTCGCTGCTCTGTTTTTGCTGGGGAGCTGTGACAAAAAAAATGAAAAAATCAAAGAACCTGAAGGGAAAACTAAAAAAGATGTGATCTCTTTTGCTCCTAAAGTTACCGGGAGGATCTTGAAAATATATGTTTCCGAAGGCCAGACAGTGAAAAAAGGAGATACTTTGGCTCAGCTTGATGTACCTGAAGTTTCTGCAAAAATAGCGCAGGCACAGGGCGCAGTAAATGCTGCATCAGCCCAGGAGCAAATGGCAAAAAACGGAGCTACATCCGATCAGTTGAGACAGCTTCAGGCCAAATATAAAGGTTTGAAAGAACAATATGAATTTGCCCAGAAATCTTACAAAAGAGCCAACAATATGTTCCGTGATAGTTTAATGTCTCCGCAGGCTCATGACGAAATCTATGCAAAACTGCAGGGAGCAAAAGCACAATATGATGCTGTAGTGGCAGAGCTGGATGACGTCAACAGAGGAACCCGTTTTGAAAAAATAGAAATGGCGGCAGGACAGGCATCACAGGCCAAAGGCGCTTTGCAGGAAGCCAATGTGGCCTATTCTGAAAGATACATCATTGCCACCAATGATATGGAAATAGAAACCATCAGTTTAAACACAGGAGAGCTTGCAACAGCTGGTTTTGCCCTATTCAACGGATATATCCCTGAAAGTACTTATTTCAGATTTACGATCCCGGAAAGTGCTATTTCAAAATATAAAAAAGGGCAGGAGGTAACCATGCAGGTAGTTTATAACAAAGAAAACCTGACAGGAAATATTGTATACATCAAGCAGCTGACAAAGTATGCGGATATTACAACGGCTTACCCTGATTACCAGTTGCAGGATGCAATCTATGAGATCAAAGTAAAACCCAAAGACATGAATAAGGCTAAAAGTATTTTAGTCAATGCTAACGTAATTCTGAAATAA
- a CDS encoding SRPBCC family protein, which produces MITPITVQYKINAPAEKVWKALTDKNEMKSWYFDIQDFALEIGKEFNFFEPGGENKYHHQGEILEIIPNQKLKHTWSYPDFSALKTIVTWELLAEDGKTLVKLTHENIENFKDLGDGFSRDNFTEGWNTILGQSLKEYLEK; this is translated from the coding sequence ATGATCACACCCATCACTGTTCAGTACAAAATAAATGCTCCGGCTGAAAAAGTCTGGAAAGCATTGACCGATAAAAATGAAATGAAATCCTGGTATTTTGATATCCAGGATTTTGCATTAGAAATAGGAAAAGAATTTAATTTCTTCGAACCCGGAGGTGAAAATAAATACCATCATCAGGGAGAAATTTTAGAAATTATACCTAATCAAAAACTGAAACATACATGGTCATATCCTGATTTTTCAGCATTAAAAACTATTGTGACGTGGGAATTGTTGGCAGAAGACGGAAAAACTCTAGTAAAACTTACCCATGAAAATATTGAAAACTTCAAAGACTTGGGAGATGGTTTTTCAAGAGATAATTTTACAGAAGGCTGGAACACCATTTTGGGACAGAGTTTAAAAGAATATTTAGAAAAGTAG
- a CDS encoding VOC family protein — MATVNVYLTFNGNCKEAFDFYKSVFGGEYPYIGTFGEMPPMEGKETPEEDKDKIMHVSLPISKETILMGSDTGGEWSSNFKAGNNFSISINAESKEEADKLFGGLSAGGQVTMSMADTFWGAYFGMFSDKFGINWMVNYDDPAKMQQHP; from the coding sequence ATGGCAACAGTAAACGTTTATTTAACCTTCAATGGAAATTGTAAAGAAGCATTCGATTTCTATAAATCTGTTTTCGGAGGAGAATATCCTTACATCGGAACATTTGGAGAAATGCCTCCAATGGAAGGTAAAGAAACTCCCGAGGAAGACAAAGACAAAATCATGCACGTTTCACTTCCGATTTCTAAGGAAACTATATTGATGGGAAGCGATACAGGAGGAGAGTGGTCTTCCAATTTCAAGGCCGGGAACAATTTCTCTATTTCTATCAACGCAGAGTCTAAAGAGGAAGCTGATAAATTATTCGGTGGTCTTTCTGCGGGAGGACAAGTAACAATGTCAATGGCAGATACTTTCTGGGGAGCTTATTTCGGAATGTTTAGCGATAAGTTCGGAATCAATTGGATGGTCAACTATGATGATCCTGCGAAAATGCAGCAGCATCCATAA